aaatcgaaatgTTTACTACTAAAAGTAATGcagtattaaataaatacaatgcaCTAATGTATTAAATATtgtgtataaatacaaatatatgtttatgtttatgttcatgacttacttgacttaattggcgggctgatgtcgtcgcctgacgcgattacccgcatcttcgccgaggtgtgccgtccttgaacacagctctgcccaaccttctcgatcttctgcgagagcttgcacagaatcaatccattcgtcgctgttccatattctgcgaaaccttacgtctcgcctgaactgcctatccacgccgagtgtactcaggtcctctttcaccaccccagtccagaacttccgttttcggtcAGGcgacttcttccagctcgaacccgacgaactcctcagaactcgttgaacaaggcgatctgccggtcttcttaatatatgaccaaggaagcgaagacgatttactttaaccactt
This is a stretch of genomic DNA from Necator americanus strain Aroian chromosome II, whole genome shotgun sequence. It encodes these proteins:
- a CDS encoding hypothetical protein (NECATOR_CHRII.G6660.T1) — its product is MTRERHQHLAPPSKVVKVNRLRFLGHILRRPADRLVQRVLRSSSGSSWKKSPDRKRKFWTGVVKEDLSTLGVDRQFRRDVRFRRIWNSDEWIDSVQALAEDREGWAELCSRTAHLGEDAGNRVRRRHQPAN